Proteins encoded together in one Bacteroides ovatus window:
- a CDS encoding 1,4-dihydroxy-2-naphthoate polyprenyltransferase, with the protein MEEVKRNSLQAWILAARPKTLTGAITPVMIGTALAAMDGRFHWLPALICCLFASLMQIAANFINDLFDFLKGTDREDRLGPERACAQGWISPQAMKTGIIITVALACLIGCTLLFFAGWELIIVGVLCVLFAFLYTTGPYPLSYNGWGDVLVIVFFGFVPVGGTYYVQALTWTPDVTIASLICGLLIDTLLVVNNYRDREADARSGKRTVIVRFGEKFGRYFYLMLGITASLLCLCFLREGHFYAAFLPQLYLIPHFLTWKRMVKIYSGKKLNSILGETSRNMLLMGILIAIGMLIN; encoded by the coding sequence ATGGAAGAAGTAAAGCGTAACTCGCTACAAGCATGGATATTAGCTGCACGTCCCAAAACGCTGACAGGGGCCATAACTCCGGTTATGATAGGTACTGCTCTTGCTGCAATGGACGGACGTTTTCACTGGTTGCCTGCACTGATCTGCTGTCTGTTTGCAAGTCTGATGCAAATTGCCGCTAATTTCATCAATGACCTTTTCGACTTCCTCAAAGGGACAGACCGGGAAGACCGGTTAGGCCCCGAACGTGCTTGTGCGCAAGGATGGATTTCTCCGCAAGCGATGAAAACCGGGATTATTATTACGGTTGCTCTTGCCTGCCTTATCGGCTGTACGTTGCTCTTCTTTGCCGGGTGGGAATTGATTATCGTAGGAGTGCTTTGTGTGTTATTTGCCTTTCTTTATACCACCGGTCCTTATCCTCTTTCTTACAACGGTTGGGGCGATGTATTGGTGATTGTCTTTTTCGGTTTTGTACCCGTAGGCGGAACATATTACGTACAGGCGCTAACTTGGACACCGGATGTCACTATCGCCTCTTTAATCTGCGGACTGCTTATCGATACATTGTTGGTAGTCAATAATTATCGTGACCGCGAAGCGGATGCACGCAGTGGAAAAAGGACAGTGATCGTTCGTTTTGGCGAGAAATTCGGTCGCTATTTTTATTTGATGCTGGGGATTACCGCTTCTCTTCTCTGCTTGTGTTTCCTTCGTGAAGGTCATTTCTACGCCGCTTTTCTTCCGCAACTTTATCTGATCCCTCATTTCCTTACCTGGAAACGGATGGTGAAAATATACAGCGGTAAAAAATTAAACAGCATATTAGGCGAGACTTCGCGTAATATGCTGCTTATGGGTATTCTTATTGCAATAGGAATGTTGATAAATTGA
- a CDS encoding RNA degradosome polyphosphate kinase translates to MESKYNYFKRDISWLSFNYRVLLEALDERLPLYERINFISIYSSNLEEFYKIRVADHKAVASGATESDEETVQSARELVEEINKEVTRQLDDRVRIYEEKLLPALRKNHIIFYQDRHVEPFHQQFIKDFFREEIFPYLQPVPVSKDKIVSFLRDNRLYLAIRVYPKKEGNEGTTSLTESRQPLYFVMKQPYAKVPRFIELPSREKNHYLMFTEDIIKANLNLIFPGYDVDSSYCIKISRDADILIDDTASSADLVAQLKKKVKKRKIGDVCRFVYDRGMPHDFLDFLVDAFHIQRDELVPGDKHLNLEDLRHLPNPNKSLHSLEKPKPMKLTILDEKESIFNYVAKKDLLLYYPYHSFEHFIHFLYEAVHNPETREIMVTQYRVAENSAVINTLIAAAQNGKKVTVFVELKARFDEENNLATAEMMQAAGIKIIYSIPGLKVHAKVALIRRRGLNGEKIPSYAYISTGNFNEKTATLYADCGLFTCRPKIVADLYNLFRTLQGKEDPKFTTLLVARFNLIPELNRLIDREIALADEGKQGRIILKMNALQDPAMIDRLYEASEHGVQIDLIVRGICCLIPGQSYSRNIRVTRIVDSFLEHARIWYFGNDGKPKVFMGSPDWMRRNLYRRIEAITPILAPDLRDSLIEMLNIQLADNQKACWVDDNLRNIFKKRAPGTPAVRAQYTFYDWLNKTNN, encoded by the coding sequence ATGGAAAGCAAATATAATTATTTCAAGCGAGATATTAGTTGGCTCTCATTCAATTACCGCGTATTGTTGGAGGCTCTGGACGAGCGTCTACCGCTCTACGAACGTATCAACTTCATCTCTATCTACTCTTCCAACCTCGAAGAGTTTTACAAAATCCGTGTAGCCGACCATAAAGCTGTTGCCTCCGGCGCTACGGAAAGTGATGAAGAAACCGTACAATCCGCCCGCGAACTGGTAGAAGAAATAAATAAAGAAGTCACCCGCCAGCTGGATGACCGTGTACGCATTTATGAAGAGAAACTACTACCTGCCCTGCGCAAGAATCACATCATCTTTTATCAGGACAGACATGTAGAACCGTTCCACCAGCAGTTTATTAAAGACTTTTTCCGGGAAGAAATTTTTCCCTACCTGCAGCCTGTGCCTGTATCCAAAGATAAAATAGTCTCCTTCCTGCGGGATAACCGCCTTTACCTGGCCATACGAGTCTATCCGAAGAAAGAAGGAAATGAAGGAACTACCAGTCTAACAGAATCCCGGCAACCTCTTTACTTCGTGATGAAGCAACCCTACGCCAAAGTGCCCCGCTTCATCGAACTTCCATCCCGCGAGAAAAACCATTACCTGATGTTTACCGAAGATATAATCAAGGCAAACCTCAACCTTATTTTCCCCGGCTACGATGTTGATTCCAGCTACTGCATCAAAATCTCCCGTGACGCTGACATATTAATTGACGACACCGCCAGCAGTGCCGACCTTGTCGCTCAACTCAAGAAGAAAGTGAAGAAACGTAAGATCGGTGACGTCTGCCGTTTCGTCTACGACCGTGGTATGCCTCATGACTTTCTGGACTTTCTGGTAGACGCCTTCCATATTCAGCGTGATGAACTTGTCCCCGGCGACAAGCACCTGAATCTTGAAGACCTGCGTCATCTTCCCAACCCGAACAAATCTCTTCACAGCCTCGAAAAGCCGAAGCCAATGAAGCTGACCATCCTCGACGAAAAAGAATCTATCTTCAACTACGTTGCCAAGAAGGACCTGTTATTATATTACCCTTATCACTCTTTCGAGCACTTCATCCACTTCCTGTATGAAGCCGTGCACAACCCGGAAACCCGTGAAATCATGGTAACCCAATACCGCGTAGCTGAAAACTCCGCCGTCATCAACACCCTGATAGCCGCCGCCCAAAACGGCAAGAAAGTCACCGTATTCGTGGAACTGAAAGCCCGTTTCGACGAAGAAAACAACCTTGCCACGGCCGAAATGATGCAAGCCGCCGGCATTAAAATAATATACAGCATACCCGGTCTGAAAGTACACGCCAAAGTAGCCCTTATCCGCCGCCGCGGACTGAACGGTGAAAAAATACCCAGCTACGCCTATATCAGCACCGGTAACTTTAATGAAAAGACCGCCACCCTCTACGCCGACTGTGGCCTTTTCACCTGCCGTCCGAAGATAGTGGCCGACCTCTATAACCTCTTCCGCACCCTGCAAGGCAAAGAAGACCCGAAGTTCACCACCCTTCTTGTCGCCCGTTTCAACCTCATCCCCGAATTGAACCGCCTGATTGATCGGGAAATCGCCCTCGCCGACGAAGGCAAACAAGGCCGTATCATCTTAAAAATGAACGCCCTTCAAGACCCCGCCATGATCGACCGTCTCTACGAAGCCTCCGAACACGGCGTACAAATAGACCTCATCGTCCGTGGAATCTGTTGTCTTATCCCCGGACAGTCATACAGTCGTAACATTCGTGTCACCCGTATTGTAGACAGTTTCCTCGAACACGCCCGTATCTGGTACTTCGGCAACGACGGCAAACCCAAAGTCTTCATGGGCTCCCCCGACTGGATGCGTCGTAACCTCTACCGCCGCATCGAAGCCATCACCCCCATTCTCGCCCCCGACCTGCGTGACAGCCTCATCGAAATGCTTAATATCCAGCTCGCCGACAACCAAAAAGCCTGCTGGGTAGACGACAACCTGCGAAATATATTCAAAAAAAGAGCGCCCGGCACCCCCGCTGTACGAGCCCAATACACCTTCTATGACTGGTTAAACAAAACAAATAACTAA
- the rfbA gene encoding glucose-1-phosphate thymidylyltransferase RfbA — protein MKGIILAGGSATRLYPLSKAISKQIMPVYDKPMIYYPLSTLMLAGIREVLIISTPRDLPMFRDLLGTGEELGMSFSYKIQEQPNGLAQAFVLGADFLNGEPGCLILGDNMFYGQGFSAMLRRAANIEKGACIFGYYVKDPRAYGVVEFDEQGKVISLEEKPEVPKSNYAVPGLYFYDASVTEKAAALRPSARGEYEITDLNRLYLEEGTLKVELFGRGFAWLDTGNCDSLLEASNFVATIQNRQGFYVSCIEEIAWRQGWIPTEQLLLLGQQLEKTEYGKYLIELAKQS, from the coding sequence ATGAAAGGAATTATTCTAGCCGGTGGTAGTGCCACCCGACTTTATCCGCTCTCTAAAGCGATTTCCAAACAAATCATGCCTGTGTATGACAAGCCGATGATTTATTATCCGTTGTCAACACTTATGTTGGCAGGAATACGCGAAGTGTTGATTATTTCGACTCCACGCGACTTGCCGATGTTCCGCGACTTGTTGGGAACGGGTGAGGAACTGGGTATGTCTTTCTCCTATAAAATTCAGGAACAACCTAACGGACTGGCACAAGCTTTCGTATTGGGAGCCGATTTCCTGAACGGCGAACCGGGCTGTCTGATTCTTGGGGATAATATGTTTTACGGACAGGGCTTCTCCGCCATGCTCCGCCGGGCTGCCAATATAGAAAAGGGCGCCTGCATCTTCGGTTACTACGTGAAAGACCCGCGCGCTTATGGTGTAGTGGAATTTGACGAACAGGGAAAAGTGATTTCACTGGAAGAAAAGCCGGAAGTGCCGAAAAGTAATTATGCCGTTCCGGGACTTTATTTCTACGATGCCAGTGTGACGGAAAAAGCAGCGGCTCTTCGTCCTTCAGCACGTGGAGAGTATGAGATAACAGACTTGAACCGTCTGTATCTGGAAGAAGGTACATTGAAAGTGGAACTCTTCGGACGCGGATTTGCATGGCTCGATACGGGTAACTGCGACAGTCTGCTGGAAGCTTCCAACTTCGTGGCCACTATTCAGAACCGCCAAGGTTTTTACGTCAGCTGTATTGAAGAAATCGCCTGGCGTCAGGGATGGATTCCGACGGAGCAGTTGCTTCTACTGGGTCAACAGCTCGAAAAAACCGAGTATGGAAAGTACCTTATCGAATTGGCTAAACAATCCTAA
- a CDS encoding metallophosphoesterase family protein: MTRIGLLSDTHAYWDEKYLEYFEPCDEIWHAGDIGSLEVAEKLAAFRPFRAVYGNIDGQEIRKLYPQINRFTVDGAEVLIKHIGGYPGKYDPSIIGSLMARPPKLFISGHSHILKVKYDKTLDMLHINPGAAGMSGFHKVRTLVRFVINQGAFQDLEVIELADK, from the coding sequence ATGACAAGAATTGGATTATTATCTGATACTCACGCTTACTGGGACGAGAAATATCTGGAATATTTTGAACCGTGTGACGAAATCTGGCATGCCGGAGACATCGGTTCGCTGGAAGTAGCGGAAAAGTTAGCCGCCTTCCGTCCATTCCGGGCGGTATATGGAAATATTGACGGACAGGAAATCAGAAAGCTGTATCCGCAAATAAACCGTTTCACGGTGGATGGTGCAGAAGTGCTGATTAAACATATCGGCGGTTATCCGGGGAAATACGATCCTTCCATCATCGGCAGTCTGATGGCACGTCCGCCCAAACTTTTTATCAGCGGACATTCTCATATATTAAAGGTGAAATATGATAAAACACTGGATATGTTGCATATTAATCCGGGAGCTGCCGGCATGTCCGGTTTCCACAAGGTACGGACTTTGGTACGTTTTGTTATCAACCAGGGGGCCTTTCAGGACTTGGAAGTCATCGAATTGGCGGACAAATAA
- a CDS encoding ATP-binding protein, translating to MRRDAMQELYDWKEKSTRKPLIIRGARQVGKTWLMKEFAATAYKQFAYINFEDNEVMKEIFQKDFDIERILMAIQLVTGKVVNTDTLILFDELQEAPRGLTAMKYFQEKAPQYHVIAAGSLLGIAMHQNDSFPVGKVDFIDLYPLSFSEFLEAIGQEPFASLLAKQDWNLISTFRSKLTDFLKQYYFVGGMPEVVNAFIEHKDYTEVRQLQQNILDSYDRDFSKHAPIAEVPRIRMVWRSIPAQLAKENRKFIYGVIKEGARAKDFELAMEWLIDAGLIYKVNRVKKGGIPLSAYEDFSAFKLFMLDTGLMGAMSGLPPQALLEGNILFTDYKGAITEQYVLQQLKSVKGLNIYYWSSDTSKGELDFLLQKEIYIIPVEVKAEENLQSKSLRSFVEKNPGLHGIRFSMSDYRQQEWLTNYPLYSVGYIF from the coding sequence ATGAGAAGAGATGCAATGCAAGAATTGTATGACTGGAAAGAAAAGTCTACACGAAAGCCTTTGATTATTCGCGGAGCCCGTCAGGTAGGAAAGACATGGCTCATGAAAGAGTTTGCGGCTACTGCTTACAAACAGTTTGCTTACATCAACTTCGAAGACAATGAAGTGATGAAGGAGATTTTCCAAAAAGATTTTGATATCGAACGTATTTTAATGGCTATCCAATTAGTTACCGGAAAAGTAGTAAATACGGATACTTTAATTCTTTTTGACGAGCTTCAGGAAGCTCCACGCGGTTTGACAGCTATGAAGTATTTCCAAGAGAAAGCACCACAGTATCATGTCATTGCAGCTGGTTCTTTATTGGGGATCGCGATGCATCAAAATGATTCTTTCCCAGTAGGAAAAGTCGATTTTATAGACTTATATCCACTTTCTTTTTCCGAGTTTTTAGAAGCTATCGGACAAGAACCTTTTGCCAGCTTGCTCGCTAAACAAGATTGGAACCTGATTTCTACCTTCCGCTCTAAACTCACCGACTTCCTTAAACAGTATTATTTCGTAGGAGGAATGCCTGAAGTAGTCAATGCCTTTATTGAACACAAAGACTATACCGAAGTCCGCCAGTTACAACAAAATATACTGGATTCTTATGATCGTGATTTCTCCAAACATGCTCCTATTGCCGAAGTACCCAGAATTCGTATGGTATGGCGTTCGATTCCGGCACAGTTGGCAAAAGAAAATCGCAAATTCATTTATGGAGTTATAAAAGAAGGAGCAAGAGCCAAAGATTTTGAACTGGCTATGGAATGGTTGATAGATGCCGGCCTTATTTATAAAGTAAACCGGGTAAAGAAAGGTGGAATACCTTTATCGGCATACGAAGATTTTTCTGCATTCAAGCTATTTATGCTGGATACCGGATTAATGGGAGCAATGAGCGGACTCCCCCCACAGGCATTATTGGAAGGAAATATTTTATTTACCGATTATAAAGGAGCAATTACCGAACAATATGTGTTACAACAACTGAAATCGGTGAAAGGCTTGAATATTTATTACTGGTCTTCAGATACTTCCAAAGGAGAGTTGGATTTTCTATTGCAAAAAGAAATCTATATTATTCCGGTTGAAGTGAAAGCAGAAGAAAACTTACAGTCGAAAAGTCTGCGTTCTTTTGTTGAAAAAAATCCAGGACTACATGGCATTCGTTTTTCCATGTCAGATTACCGGCAACAGGAGTGGCTGACAAATTATCCGTTATATTCTGTCGGATATATATTTTAA
- a CDS encoding YicC/YloC family endoribonuclease has product MIQSMTGYGKATAELPDKKINVEIKSLNSKAMDLSTRIAPAYREKEIEIRNEISKVLERGKADFSLWIEKKEGADAAPINKDVLKSYYSQLDSISRELGIPCPAPEDWLQLLLRMPDVMTKTEIQELTEEEWSMVHATILEAISHLVDFRKQEGAALEKKFREKIANINSLLEQITPYEKERVEKVKERITDALEKTLSVDYDKNRLEQELIYYIEKLDVNEEKQRLSNHLKYFISTMESGSGQGKKLGFIAQEMGREINTLGSKSNHAEMQKIVVQMKDELEQIKEQVLNVM; this is encoded by the coding sequence ATGATACAGTCTATGACAGGATACGGTAAAGCTACGGCCGAACTTCCTGATAAAAAAATAAATGTAGAAATCAAGTCGCTCAACAGCAAGGCAATGGATTTGTCCACTCGCATCGCTCCGGCGTATCGTGAAAAAGAGATTGAAATCCGTAATGAGATTTCTAAAGTTCTGGAACGTGGAAAAGCTGACTTCAGCCTGTGGATAGAGAAGAAGGAGGGTGCGGATGCTGCTCCCATCAATAAGGATGTACTGAAAAGTTATTATAGCCAGTTGGATTCGATAAGCCGCGAACTGGGGATTCCTTGTCCCGCACCGGAAGACTGGCTCCAACTATTACTCCGCATGCCGGACGTGATGACGAAAACGGAAATTCAGGAACTGACGGAAGAGGAATGGAGCATGGTGCATGCTACCATACTTGAAGCCATCAGTCATTTGGTCGATTTCCGCAAACAGGAGGGGGCTGCATTGGAAAAGAAATTCCGTGAGAAGATTGCCAACATCAACAGTTTGCTCGAACAGATTACTCCTTACGAGAAAGAACGTGTAGAGAAAGTGAAGGAACGCATCACTGATGCTCTCGAAAAGACGTTAAGCGTAGACTACGACAAGAATCGTCTGGAACAGGAACTGATTTACTACATCGAAAAACTGGATGTCAACGAGGAAAAACAACGTCTTAGCAACCATCTGAAATATTTCATCAGCACGATGGAAAGTGGTAGCGGACAGGGTAAGAAGCTTGGTTTTATCGCCCAGGAAATGGGTCGGGAGATCAATACGTTAGGCAGCAAGTCCAATCATGCTGAAATGCAGAAGATCGTAGTTCAGATGAAGGATGAACTGGAACAGATTAAGGAACAGGTGCTGAACGTGATGTAA
- the nadD gene encoding nicotinate (nicotinamide) nucleotide adenylyltransferase, whose product MNKQKTGIFSGSFNPIHIGHLALANYLCEYEGLDEIWFMVSPQNPLKAQEKLWNDELRLELVKLSISDYPRFQASDFEFHLPRPSYSVYTLEKLREAFPDREFYFIIGSDNWERFGYWYQSERIIKENQILIYPRPGFPVKEEELPETVRLVHSPVFEISSTFIREALDAGKDVRYFVHPKVWETIKER is encoded by the coding sequence ATGAATAAGCAGAAAACCGGAATCTTCAGCGGATCATTCAATCCGATTCACATCGGACATCTTGCTCTAGCCAACTACCTTTGTGAGTATGAAGGATTGGATGAAATCTGGTTTATGGTGAGTCCGCAGAATCCTTTGAAAGCACAGGAGAAGTTATGGAATGATGAATTACGTCTCGAACTGGTAAAGTTGAGCATCAGTGACTATCCTCGTTTTCAGGCTTCAGATTTTGAGTTTCATTTGCCTCGCCCCTCATATAGCGTATATACGTTGGAGAAACTGCGTGAGGCATTTCCCGATCGCGAGTTTTATTTCATTATCGGTTCCGATAATTGGGAACGTTTTGGATATTGGTATCAGTCCGAACGTATCATTAAAGAGAATCAGATTCTTATTTACCCCCGTCCCGGCTTTCCCGTCAAAGAGGAGGAATTGCCGGAAACGGTGCGTCTTGTTCATTCTCCTGTATTTGAAATCAGTTCTACTTTTATTCGAGAAGCATTGGATGCAGGGAAAGATGTTCGATACTTTGTGCATCCAAAGGTCTGGGAGACTATAAAAGAAAGATAA
- the gmk gene encoding guanylate kinase, producing MTGKLIIFSAPSGSGKSTIINYLLTQNLNLAFSISATSRPPRGTEQHGVEYFFLTPEEFRQRIENNEFLEYEEVYKDRYYGTLKAQVEKQLEAGQNVVFDVDVVGGCNIKKFYGDRALSVFIQPPSVEELRCRLEGRGTDAPEVIESRIAKAEYELSFASQFDCVIVNDNLETAKAEALKVIKEFLEQ from the coding sequence ATGACCGGTAAGCTAATTATTTTCTCTGCTCCGTCGGGTTCGGGCAAATCTACTATAATCAATTATCTGCTGACGCAGAACTTGAATTTAGCGTTTTCTATTTCTGCTACCAGCCGTCCTCCGCGTGGAACGGAGCAGCATGGGGTTGAATATTTCTTCCTTACGCCGGAAGAATTTCGCCAACGCATTGAGAACAACGAATTTCTGGAGTATGAGGAGGTGTATAAGGACCGTTATTACGGAACGCTGAAAGCGCAGGTAGAAAAGCAATTGGAAGCGGGTCAGAATGTGGTGTTTGACGTAGATGTGGTTGGCGGATGCAATATCAAGAAGTTTTATGGCGATCGTGCGTTGTCGGTGTTTATCCAGCCGCCTTCGGTGGAAGAATTACGCTGCCGGTTGGAAGGACGTGGAACGGATGCGCCGGAAGTGATTGAAAGTCGCATCGCTAAGGCGGAATATGAATTGAGTTTTGCTTCGCAATTCGATTGTGTGATTGTCAATGATAATTTGGAAACTGCTAAAGCGGAAGCTTTGAAAGTTATCAAAGAGTTTTTGGAACAATGA
- the tsaB gene encoding tRNA (adenosine(37)-N6)-threonylcarbamoyltransferase complex dimerization subunit type 1 TsaB: MSCILNIETSTSVCSVAASQDGQTIFVKEDLKGPSHAVSLGVFVDEALSFIDSHAIPLDAVAVSCGPGSYTGLRIGVSMAKGICYGRNIPLIGIPTLEVLSVPVLLYHDLPENALLCPMIDARRMEVYAAVYDRRLQVKRTVAADIVDENSYLEFLNEQPVYFFGNGADKCREQITHPNAHFIDNIHPLAKMMFPLAEKVVADEDYKDVAYFEPFYLKEFVASMPKKLL, translated from the coding sequence ATGTCGTGTATACTGAATATTGAAACCTCTACCTCTGTTTGCTCGGTAGCGGCCAGTCAAGACGGACAGACGATTTTTGTGAAAGAAGACTTGAAAGGCCCTTCACACGCCGTGTCTTTAGGAGTTTTTGTAGATGAAGCATTGTCGTTCATAGACAGTCATGCCATCCCTTTGGATGCCGTTGCAGTGAGTTGCGGACCGGGTTCGTACACCGGACTCCGAATCGGGGTTTCTATGGCGAAAGGAATTTGTTACGGGCGCAATATCCCCTTGATCGGTATCCCGACGCTGGAAGTATTGAGTGTTCCGGTGCTGTTGTATCACGACTTGCCCGAAAACGCTTTGCTTTGTCCGATGATCGACGCCCGCCGCATGGAAGTATATGCAGCCGTCTATGACCGTCGTCTACAAGTGAAACGTACAGTTGCCGCCGACATCGTAGATGAGAACTCTTACCTGGAGTTCCTGAACGAACAACCGGTTTATTTCTTTGGAAACGGAGCCGACAAATGCCGCGAACAGATCACGCATCCGAACGCACATTTTATCGACAATATCCATCCGTTGGCTAAAATGATGTTCCCACTGGCAGAAAAAGTAGTGGCCGATGAAGACTATAAAGACGTGGCTTACTTCGAACCTTTCTACCTGAAAGAATTCGTTGCCTCCATGCCGAAAAAGCTTCTTTAA
- a CDS encoding metallophosphoesterase: protein MKKIKTIYPVILLTLLLLASCKSKKNMVATLPRPVLNSDSIYPDTANAIAGLFSPDHSQLKELNVSKNKKQNTKKKTSTDTHESSDLVLRGTKITSSSVDVSSVYTGVDRVVKYDFTHRDVPEAFEGFRIAFISDLHYKSLLKEKGLNDLVRLLIAQKADVLLMGGDYQEGCEYVEPLFSALARVKTPMGTYGVMGNNDYERCHDDIVNTMKHYGMRPLEHEVDTLRKDGQQIIIAGVRNPFDLGRNGVSPTLALSPKDFVILLVHTPDYIEDVSVANTDLALAGHTHGGQVRVFGVAPALNSHYGNRFITGLAYNSAKIPLIITNGIGTSKLPIRVGAPAEIIVITLHRLTE from the coding sequence ATGAAGAAAATAAAAACAATCTACCCTGTTATCCTGTTGACATTGCTTTTGCTGGCTTCCTGTAAGTCGAAAAAGAATATGGTGGCTACCTTGCCACGCCCTGTTTTAAATTCAGATTCTATTTATCCGGATACGGCTAATGCTATAGCCGGGTTATTCTCCCCCGACCACTCGCAACTCAAAGAGCTGAATGTTTCCAAAAACAAAAAGCAGAATACAAAGAAAAAGACTTCTACCGATACACACGAATCGTCGGATCTGGTACTGCGGGGAACAAAAATCACTTCTTCCAGCGTAGATGTATCTTCTGTCTATACCGGAGTGGACCGCGTAGTAAAATATGACTTTACCCACCGCGATGTTCCCGAAGCCTTTGAAGGTTTCCGTATCGCTTTCATTTCCGACTTACACTACAAAAGTCTGCTGAAAGAAAAAGGCCTGAACGACCTTGTCCGCCTACTGATTGCTCAAAAGGCTGATGTGCTTCTAATGGGTGGTGACTATCAGGAAGGTTGTGAATATGTGGAACCTTTGTTTTCCGCACTGGCACGCGTAAAAACACCGATGGGCACTTATGGGGTAATGGGCAATAACGACTACGAACGTTGCCACGACGATATTGTGAATACAATGAAACATTACGGCATGCGTCCGTTAGAACATGAAGTAGATACGCTTCGTAAAGACGGGCAGCAGATCATTATCGCTGGAGTGCGCAATCCTTTTGATCTGGGGCGCAACGGAGTATCGCCTACTCTGGCACTCTCTCCCAAAGATTTTGTCATCTTACTGGTTCACACCCCGGATTACATCGAAGATGTTTCAGTAGCTAACACCGACCTTGCCCTGGCAGGACACACCCACGGCGGACAAGTCCGTGTATTCGGAGTTGCCCCGGCACTTAACTCACACTATGGCAATCGTTTCATCACCGGACTGGCATATAATTCTGCAAAAATACCTTTGATTATAACAAACGGAATAGGAACCTCCAAATTACCAATCCGTGTTGGCGCTCCGGCGGAAATCATCGTTATTACTCTTCATCGATTAACGGAGTAA
- the rfbB gene encoding dTDP-glucose 4,6-dehydratase has product MKTYLVTGAAGFIGANYIKYILAKHNDIKVVILDALTYAGNLGTIAKDIDNERCVFIKGDICSRDVVDGLFAEYRFDYVVNFAAESHVDRSIENPQLFLITNILGTQNLLDCARRAWVMGKDEQGYPTWRKGVRYHQVSTDEVYGSLGAEGYFTEATPLCPHSPYSASKTSADMVVMAYHDTYKMPVTITRCSNNYGPYHFPEKLIPLIIKNILEGKHLPVYGDGSNVRDWLYVEDHCKAIDLVVREGQDGEVYNVGGHNEKTNLEIVKLTISTIHRLMAENPEYRQVLKKKVKDENGDISIEWINEDLITFVKDRLGHDQRYAIDPTKITNALGWYPETKFEVGIVKTIEWYLANQAWVEEVTSGDYQGYYEKMYGK; this is encoded by the coding sequence ATGAAAACTTATCTAGTGACCGGTGCCGCAGGATTTATCGGGGCAAATTACATCAAGTACATCTTAGCCAAACATAACGACATCAAAGTCGTGATATTGGACGCTTTGACGTATGCAGGTAACTTAGGAACGATTGCCAAAGACATCGACAACGAACGCTGTGTCTTTATCAAAGGAGACATTTGTAGCCGCGATGTGGTAGACGGTCTTTTTGCTGAGTATCGTTTTGACTATGTGGTGAATTTCGCTGCCGAGAGCCATGTGGACCGCAGCATTGAAAATCCGCAACTGTTTCTGATTACCAACATTCTCGGAACACAGAACTTACTGGATTGTGCACGCCGTGCATGGGTAATGGGGAAAGACGAACAAGGATATCCGACCTGGAGAAAAGGTGTACGCTATCATCAGGTATCTACCGATGAGGTGTATGGTTCATTGGGAGCCGAAGGGTATTTCACTGAAGCAACTCCGCTTTGTCCTCACAGCCCATACAGTGCTTCTAAGACAAGTGCAGACATGGTGGTAATGGCTTACCACGACACTTATAAAATGCCGGTAACGATTACCCGTTGCTCCAACAACTACGGTCCGTACCACTTCCCGGAAAAATTGATTCCGTTGATTATCAAGAATATCCTCGAAGGAAAGCATCTCCCCGTCTACGGTGACGGTAGCAATGTGCGCGACTGGCTTTATGTGGAAGACCACTGCAAAGCAATCGACCTCGTTGTGCGTGAAGGTCAAGACGGAGAAGTGTACAACGTTGGTGGACACAACGAGAAAACAAACCTCGAAATCGTGAAACTGACAATTTCGACTATCCACCGTCTGATGGCAGAAAATCCCGAATATCGTCAGGTTCTCAAAAAGAAAGTGAAAGACGAAAACGGAGATATTTCGATCGAATGGATCAACGAAGATCTGATTACTTTCGTTAAGGACCGTCTGGGACACGACCAACGTTATGCTATCGACCCCACCAAGATAACAAATGCCTTAGGATGGTATCCCGAAACTAAATTCGAGGTAGGTATCGTAAAGACAATCGAATGGTATTTAGCCAACCAAGCTTGGGTGGAAGAAGTTACCAGCGGAGATTATCAGGGTTACTACGAAAAGATGTACGGGAAATGA